Proteins found in one Pantoea cypripedii genomic segment:
- a CDS encoding ABC transporter substrate-binding protein translates to MAMQNISLTRRSLLRGLGLLGAATMVNPSVLAADAPLKTIKLAWGQTAVCQAPISVALKQGFFKKYGLNVEPVNFSGPTDALLQAIATGQADGGIGMALRWLKPLEQGFDVDLTVGTHGGCMRLLAPQNSGIHQVKDLVGKSVAVSDQASPIRNFFAIQLAKQGIDPDTQVNWLQYPPDLFGEALRKGEVQALATDDPQGWLLKKAHNLVEVDNNLNGEYAHLTCCVLGLRGSLVRDDPATARAITQAIVDAQQWTADHPEETARIFQPFVPGSVPVEDITAMLKEHTHHHHSTGTQLRSEVAVYVDELKKINVIRPDTDAQRFAEHYVPQLLTKTSTHQHASNMASMSNMSS, encoded by the coding sequence ATGGCAATGCAAAATATCTCTCTGACGCGTCGTTCATTATTACGTGGCCTGGGTTTATTAGGTGCCGCGACAATGGTGAATCCCTCGGTATTGGCGGCAGATGCGCCGCTGAAAACCATCAAACTGGCCTGGGGGCAAACAGCCGTCTGTCAGGCCCCGATTTCCGTGGCCTTAAAGCAAGGATTTTTCAAAAAATATGGCCTGAATGTGGAGCCGGTCAATTTCAGCGGGCCAACCGATGCGCTGTTGCAGGCGATTGCCACTGGACAGGCTGATGGAGGTATTGGCATGGCACTGCGCTGGCTCAAGCCGCTGGAGCAGGGATTCGATGTCGATCTCACAGTCGGTACTCACGGTGGTTGTATGCGCCTGCTGGCCCCGCAAAACAGCGGCATTCACCAGGTAAAAGATCTGGTGGGTAAGTCGGTCGCGGTGAGCGATCAGGCCAGCCCTATCCGCAATTTTTTCGCTATTCAGCTGGCGAAACAGGGAATCGATCCCGATACCCAGGTGAACTGGTTGCAATATCCGCCTGACCTGTTTGGTGAAGCGCTGCGCAAGGGCGAAGTGCAGGCGCTGGCTACCGACGATCCGCAGGGCTGGCTGCTGAAAAAAGCCCACAATCTGGTGGAGGTCGATAACAACCTGAATGGTGAATATGCCCACCTCACCTGCTGTGTCCTTGGGTTGCGCGGCTCGCTGGTTCGTGACGATCCCGCCACTGCGCGTGCGATTACCCAGGCGATTGTTGATGCCCAGCAGTGGACCGCCGATCATCCGGAGGAAACCGCGCGGATCTTCCAGCCTTTCGTGCCTGGCTCGGTACCGGTGGAAGACATCACCGCCATGCTCAAAGAGCACACCCATCACCATCACTCCACCGGGACGCAGCTGCGTAGTGAAGTGGCGGTATACGTGGATGAGCTGAAGAAAATCAACGTGATCCGGCCAGACACCGATGCACAGCGTTTTGCTGAACACTACGTACCGCAATTGCTGACGAAGACGTCCACTCACCAACATGCCAGCAATATGGCCTCGATGAGTAACATGTCCAGTTAA
- a CDS encoding ABC transporter permease, with protein sequence MASDTLTITRGHQVVRRIDPAIWGALVLWWMLLALMVTVPDKPVGFAAPRYVNETHELFAAFAGLLSVLTIVTGLFPRLSLAAPLRRYGPWLIALALLIGLWETVTAKLALLPVPFFAPPRALIEAYATDWPRLLDSVLNSLRLLALGFVYGSLMGFVTGVAIGWSRGLGYWVHPILRFLGPVPSTALLPLSLYFFPSSFSAAVFLIALATWFPVTVLTWSGVASVDSRYYDVARTLGANSLFLVLRVAVPASLPHLFVGLFMGLGASFSVLVAAEMMGVKSGLGWYLQWAQGWAAYANMYAALIVMALLFSSLISLLFLVRDRTLAWQRSAVKW encoded by the coding sequence ATGGCCAGTGACACCTTGACAATAACCCGCGGCCATCAGGTGGTGCGCCGTATTGATCCTGCTATCTGGGGAGCGCTGGTGCTGTGGTGGATGCTGCTGGCGCTGATGGTGACGGTGCCGGATAAGCCAGTGGGCTTTGCGGCACCCCGCTACGTTAATGAAACCCATGAATTGTTCGCTGCTTTTGCCGGTTTACTCAGCGTGCTGACGATTGTGACCGGGCTATTCCCCCGTCTGAGTCTGGCGGCCCCGCTCAGGCGCTACGGCCCCTGGCTAATCGCGCTGGCTTTGCTCATCGGCCTGTGGGAGACCGTTACCGCCAAGCTGGCGTTGCTGCCCGTTCCCTTCTTCGCACCACCGCGTGCTCTGATTGAAGCCTATGCGACGGACTGGCCACGCCTGCTCGATAGCGTATTAAATTCGCTGCGTCTGCTCGCCCTGGGCTTTGTATATGGCAGCCTGATGGGGTTTGTCACCGGGGTGGCGATCGGCTGGTCACGCGGACTGGGATATTGGGTGCACCCGATATTACGTTTCCTTGGCCCGGTGCCCTCAACCGCGCTGCTGCCACTGTCGCTTTATTTCTTCCCTTCCAGCTTCTCTGCGGCGGTATTCCTGATTGCGCTGGCAACCTGGTTCCCGGTCACGGTGCTGACCTGGTCCGGCGTCGCCAGTGTCGATAGCCGTTATTACGATGTCGCCCGCACACTCGGCGCTAACTCGTTATTCCTGGTACTGCGTGTCGCCGTACCGGCGTCGTTACCCCATCTGTTTGTTGGCCTGTTTATGGGACTTGGGGCGTCTTTTTCGGTGCTGGTCGCCGCGGAAATGATGGGGGTCAAATCAGGCCTGGGCTGGTATCTGCAATGGGCGCAAGGCTGGGCAGCTTACGCCAATATGTATGCCGCGCTAATTGTGATGGCGTTGCTGTTTTCTTCTCTGATTTCGCTGCTGTTCCTGGTTCGGGATCGCACGCTGGCATGGCAGCGTAGCGCAGTGAAATGGTAA
- a CDS encoding PLP-dependent cysteine synthase family protein, translating into MTAKIAGSIIELIGNTPLLRLARYASRQHIKADLIAKLELFNPNHSVKDRIALSMIEAAERDGIIKPGDTLVETTSGNTGIGLAAIAAAKGYKFRVYINDFVSIERSQLIQAYGAEVVPFSAIEGFKAFYDASNGDFVAATRWLAEQVTTQEPEVHFLLQLENPANPAIHEQTTGPEIWRDSAGDVDIFIAAVGTGGTLSGTGRYLKAQNPAIQIIAVEPGVGSQPSELRPEPLEITGVHAFSNQPAERIPANLDHRVYDEVIAVETWQAYEAARQLALTEGVLVGDSSGAVLWAAQQVANREENHGKRIVILLADGGSSYLSTQLFAHQVPTENLKLASAVQTSQKIA; encoded by the coding sequence ATGACTGCAAAGATAGCTGGATCCATCATTGAACTGATTGGTAATACGCCGCTGCTGCGTCTCGCGCGCTATGCATCCCGGCAACATATTAAGGCAGATTTGATCGCGAAACTGGAACTGTTCAACCCCAATCACAGCGTGAAAGATCGTATCGCGCTGAGCATGATTGAGGCTGCCGAACGCGACGGTATTATTAAGCCTGGCGATACGCTGGTAGAAACCACCAGCGGCAATACCGGCATTGGTCTGGCAGCGATTGCCGCAGCCAAAGGTTATAAATTCCGGGTATATATTAACGATTTTGTCAGCATTGAACGTAGCCAGCTGATCCAGGCCTATGGTGCAGAAGTGGTGCCATTCAGCGCCATCGAGGGATTTAAAGCATTTTATGATGCCAGCAATGGTGATTTTGTGGCGGCGACGCGCTGGTTAGCTGAGCAAGTCACCACACAGGAACCGGAGGTGCATTTCCTGTTACAGCTTGAGAACCCCGCCAACCCAGCGATCCACGAACAAACCACCGGCCCGGAGATCTGGCGCGACAGTGCAGGCGATGTGGATATCTTTATCGCCGCCGTCGGAACCGGCGGCACCCTTTCCGGCACCGGACGTTATCTGAAGGCACAAAACCCGGCTATACAGATTATTGCTGTCGAGCCAGGTGTCGGTTCCCAGCCAAGTGAGCTACGCCCGGAACCACTGGAAATCACCGGCGTACATGCGTTTAGCAATCAGCCAGCGGAACGTATTCCAGCCAACCTCGACCATCGCGTCTATGACGAGGTGATTGCAGTGGAAACCTGGCAGGCCTATGAGGCCGCCCGCCAGCTGGCCCTGACTGAAGGGGTATTGGTGGGCGATTCTTCAGGTGCGGTACTTTGGGCGGCACAACAGGTGGCGAATCGTGAGGAAAATCACGGCAAGCGGATCGTGATATTGCTGGCGGACGGTGGCAGCAGTTATCTCTCCACCCAATTGTTTGCACACCAGGTTCCGACAGAAAACCTGAAGCTGGCGAGTGCAGTGCAGACTTCGCAAAAGATTGCCTGA
- a CDS encoding SRPBCC domain-containing protein → MNAIVWPEGFVPGFTDNYCSNEVIVAGLTAAEIWPLLATPSLWPTYYKNSANARFYDNKGPVLAQDDRFYFETFGFPVEARVTEYVAPSAGEPGRVAWHGWAGEEGADDRLDVLHAWLVEDLSDNRVRILTQETQNGNPAKELAKAQPNPMINGHQDWLDGLVAAARAKK, encoded by the coding sequence ATGAATGCCATTGTCTGGCCAGAAGGCTTTGTACCGGGTTTTACTGATAATTACTGCTCGAATGAAGTGATTGTCGCAGGCCTGACTGCGGCAGAGATCTGGCCATTGCTGGCGACACCGTCGCTGTGGCCGACCTATTACAAAAACTCAGCCAATGCCCGCTTTTACGATAACAAAGGCCCGGTGCTGGCACAGGATGACCGTTTCTACTTCGAGACCTTTGGTTTCCCGGTGGAAGCGCGTGTGACGGAGTATGTTGCGCCATCAGCCGGTGAACCTGGCCGCGTTGCCTGGCATGGCTGGGCAGGCGAGGAAGGTGCTGATGATCGTCTTGACGTCCTGCATGCCTGGCTGGTGGAAGATCTGTCCGACAACCGCGTGCGCATTCTGACCCAGGAAACACAGAACGGTAACCCGGCAAAAGAACTGGCAAAAGCGCAGCCGAACCCAATGATCAATGGTCATCAGGACTGGCTGGATGGCCTGGTCGCGGCGGCCAGAGCGAAAAAATAA
- a CDS encoding OmpA family protein, giving the protein MNSPFVKKAASVLIAASLTSSCSSMHDFARDYGTAAGCIGGAALGGGITYLVTHDAKKALVGGLAGGVAGCAVGNVWQSREQALEKIAQEEKIRISTEALRAQENSKHDQVGFVAQVEDGSMFNSGSADLTSAGLRQVQKIAAAMRSGQQDDKGVLLVVGHTDATGSPAYNQQLSEARAHNVGLVLEQSGIKASQLYFQGVGSSRPLANNDSDSGRAQNRRVEIVALANEGLLRQRLALEDNNPRYLRYSSAAENTLARTAQPKKKTQTTTKKTPVASTQVMATPMASAVVTNPANFIDFGGSPASTHPTGLASNLKPLSQGFSLISQAQASNVAGSCLTDLPRVSGLAKNLASGQPVEKHETQAFLPNMNGRAWAGLVNGNLVTLTPVSVLKDGAKVTKNPQIIITPDYAQGKRTSLTAMSGIANSWEGEDSILYRVYIENAQQQPVSCLDLLLPKSGHPAQQGQLFYSNHRQPWLADYAPQRG; this is encoded by the coding sequence GTGAATTCACCCTTTGTTAAGAAGGCTGCATCCGTATTGATCGCAGCCTCTCTCACCAGCAGTTGCTCATCCATGCATGATTTCGCCCGTGATTACGGCACAGCCGCTGGCTGTATTGGCGGTGCCGCATTGGGCGGTGGCATAACCTATCTCGTTACTCATGACGCTAAAAAAGCGCTGGTCGGTGGGCTGGCAGGTGGCGTAGCAGGATGTGCCGTGGGCAACGTCTGGCAGAGTCGCGAACAGGCGCTGGAAAAAATCGCCCAGGAAGAAAAAATCCGCATTAGTACCGAGGCATTGAGGGCGCAGGAAAATAGCAAGCATGATCAGGTGGGGTTCGTTGCCCAGGTTGAGGATGGCTCCATGTTTAACAGTGGCAGCGCTGATCTCACCAGCGCCGGTTTGCGCCAGGTACAGAAAATTGCTGCCGCGATGAGAAGTGGTCAGCAGGATGACAAAGGCGTGCTACTGGTCGTGGGACATACCGATGCCACCGGCAGCCCGGCGTATAACCAGCAGCTTTCCGAGGCTCGGGCTCATAATGTGGGGCTGGTACTGGAACAGAGCGGTATCAAGGCCAGCCAGCTCTATTTCCAGGGAGTGGGTTCATCGCGTCCGTTAGCTAACAACGACTCAGACAGCGGGCGGGCACAGAATCGCCGGGTGGAAATTGTGGCCCTGGCCAATGAAGGTCTGCTGCGCCAGCGTCTGGCCCTGGAAGATAATAACCCACGTTATTTGCGTTACAGTTCAGCCGCCGAAAATACGCTGGCTCGCACAGCGCAGCCGAAGAAGAAGACGCAGACTACCACCAAAAAAACGCCAGTTGCGTCGACGCAGGTGATGGCGACGCCAATGGCAAGTGCCGTCGTGACCAATCCAGCCAATTTTATCGACTTTGGTGGTTCACCCGCCTCCACACATCCGACAGGACTCGCCAGTAACCTGAAGCCACTATCTCAGGGGTTTAGCCTGATCAGCCAGGCACAGGCCAGCAATGTCGCAGGGAGTTGTCTGACCGACCTGCCACGCGTGAGTGGATTGGCGAAAAATCTCGCCAGCGGCCAACCGGTTGAGAAACACGAAACACAGGCATTCCTGCCGAATATGAATGGTCGTGCCTGGGCCGGATTGGTAAATGGCAACCTCGTCACCCTTACTCCGGTATCGGTCTTGAAAGACGGAGCAAAAGTGACCAAAAATCCACAGATAATCATTACGCCCGACTACGCCCAGGGGAAACGCACCTCACTGACAGCAATGTCCGGCATCGCGAATAGCTGGGAAGGTGAGGACAGTATTCTTTACCGTGTCTATATCGAAAACGCCCAGCAGCAACCTGTTTCCTGTCTTGATCTGCTGTTACCAAAGTCCGGTCATCCGGCTCAGCAAGGCCAATTGTTTTACAGCAACCACCGCCAGCCCTGGCTGGCTGACTATGCTCCCCAGCGTGGATAA
- the fhuE gene encoding ferric-rhodotorulic acid/ferric-coprogen receptor FhuE yields the protein MSFEVKRVRGSQPALRLSMLALFIASGIAHAAEANNKEQTLTVNASTDDQQQQAASDYNVPVTRAATKMALTARDTPQSISVISKQRMQDQQLETLNDVLKNTTGISEFNSGANRSNYYSRGFMIDNYQIDGVPVLIDSQWNIGDTLADTAIYDRVEVVRGATGLMTGAGSPAASINMIRKQADSKEFKGDVSASYGSWDNQRYVADLSAPLTESGNVRGRVVAGYQDGDSWLDNYHTQKKFLYGVVNADLTDSTTLSLGYDYQETNISGATWGGLPTFYLDGSKTNYSRSTNLAPDWAYNNSDSKSVFASLKQEFNNGWQFTLSGTHTEATMDSKLLYIDGYFDKTTGIGIGPYAGYDLLGGTGYNTAKRKENSVDAYVSGPYELFGRQHEMMAGVTWIRQNDRYFSSSTSFTSADVGDFNEWGNYPEPDWDPQSLSQDNTINQKSAYLATRISLADPLHLILGARYTKYTADTLTQNMEKNNITPYAGLVYDINDTYSAYASYTSIFKPQTYRDVNGAYLSPVTGKSYETGIKGDWLNSRLTASVAVFRIEQDHLGATDYALVNGGTDYAYYEQNGTVSKGIEFEINGAVTDNLQMTFGATRYVAKDGDGEALNPTQPRTSLKFFTSYRLPMLQDLTVGGGVNWQTHTWDHVAGPDGASTLYADQGSYALVDLFTRYRVNKQLSIQANLNNLFDKTYNIDVGRNTVYGAPRNVSISANYRF from the coding sequence ATGTCTTTCGAAGTTAAGCGGGTCAGGGGATCGCAACCAGCATTACGCCTTTCCATGCTGGCGCTGTTCATTGCATCAGGTATCGCTCATGCGGCTGAAGCCAATAACAAGGAACAAACGCTGACGGTAAACGCCAGCACCGACGATCAGCAGCAGCAGGCCGCCAGTGATTACAATGTGCCGGTTACCCGGGCTGCCACCAAAATGGCTCTGACCGCACGCGACACGCCTCAGTCCATCAGCGTTATCAGCAAACAGCGTATGCAGGATCAACAGCTGGAAACGCTGAATGATGTTTTAAAAAATACCACCGGCATCAGCGAATTTAATTCCGGCGCGAACCGCAGCAATTACTACTCGCGCGGTTTTATGATCGATAACTATCAGATCGATGGCGTCCCGGTACTGATTGATTCCCAGTGGAATATCGGCGATACCCTGGCTGATACGGCCATTTATGATCGGGTCGAAGTGGTGCGCGGTGCGACGGGTTTAATGACCGGTGCAGGCAGCCCGGCGGCTTCGATCAATATGATTCGCAAGCAAGCCGACAGCAAAGAATTCAAAGGCGATGTCTCAGCCAGCTATGGCAGCTGGGATAACCAGCGTTATGTCGCCGATCTCTCTGCCCCGCTGACGGAGTCAGGCAATGTACGTGGTCGTGTGGTAGCGGGTTACCAGGATGGAGACAGCTGGCTGGATAACTACCATACCCAGAAGAAGTTCCTGTATGGCGTGGTTAATGCCGATCTGACCGATTCCACCACGCTGTCCCTGGGATATGATTATCAGGAAACCAATATCTCGGGCGCAACCTGGGGTGGTCTGCCGACGTTCTATCTTGATGGCAGCAAAACCAATTATTCTCGCAGCACTAACCTGGCTCCTGACTGGGCGTACAACAATAGCGACTCAAAATCCGTCTTTGCCAGCCTGAAGCAGGAATTTAACAACGGCTGGCAGTTCACCCTGAGTGGCACCCACACTGAAGCCACCATGGACAGTAAGCTGCTGTATATCGATGGTTACTTTGATAAAACCACTGGCATCGGTATTGGGCCTTATGCGGGTTATGACCTGCTCGGCGGCACCGGTTATAACACCGCGAAGCGCAAGGAAAATTCTGTTGATGCTTACGTCAGCGGCCCGTATGAGCTGTTTGGTCGTCAGCATGAGATGATGGCTGGCGTGACCTGGATTCGCCAGAATGATCGTTACTTCAGTTCATCCACCAGTTTCACCTCAGCCGATGTCGGTGATTTTAATGAGTGGGGTAATTATCCGGAGCCAGACTGGGATCCTCAGTCGCTGTCTCAGGACAATACGATCAATCAGAAATCAGCCTATCTGGCGACGCGCATTTCGCTGGCGGATCCGTTGCATCTGATCCTCGGCGCGCGCTACACCAAATACACCGCCGATACGCTGACGCAGAATATGGAAAAGAACAACATCACGCCTTACGCGGGCCTGGTGTATGACATCAACGATACATATTCCGCCTACGCCAGCTACACCTCAATTTTCAAACCACAAACCTACCGCGATGTTAACGGCGCTTACCTTTCACCGGTTACCGGCAAAAGCTATGAAACCGGGATCAAAGGTGACTGGCTGAATAGCCGCTTGACGGCTTCAGTGGCCGTCTTCCGTATCGAGCAGGATCACCTGGGGGCAACGGATTACGCGCTGGTTAATGGCGGCACGGATTATGCCTACTATGAGCAAAACGGCACGGTCAGCAAAGGTATTGAATTCGAAATCAACGGTGCGGTGACGGATAACCTGCAAATGACCTTCGGCGCGACTCGTTATGTGGCGAAAGACGGTGATGGTGAAGCGCTGAATCCCACTCAGCCGCGCACTTCTCTGAAGTTCTTCACCAGCTATCGCTTGCCGATGCTCCAGGATCTGACGGTAGGTGGCGGTGTTAACTGGCAGACCCATACCTGGGATCATGTGGCCGGTCCGGATGGTGCGAGCACGTTGTATGCCGATCAGGGCAGCTATGCGTTGGTTGACCTGTTTACGCGCTATCGCGTGAACAAGCAGCTGTCAATCCAGGCGAACCTGAATAACCTGTTCGACAAAACCTACAACATTGATGTGGGCAGAAACACGGTATATGGTGCGCCGCGTAACGTCTCCATCTCAGCAAACTATCGTTTCTAA
- a CDS encoding LysR family transcriptional regulator, which yields MELKDLHYLLAVKETGHLGKAAQSLGITQPALTKCLQRLEKFYATRLILKVGRGMQLTEAGLLLCERAQKVVHMMQVTRQDLQALGAGTAGVIRLGVAATAAEFMLPMLSRDLLHKAPTARLEVTVGMNDLLQKLLRENKIDLILGFLPDGNSEFVTRPLIDDPVVIAASRRHPLANIHPTPEQLEQYSWLLPSSNVATRQWLEQRLRSGGYAPPRVQMESNTLSPLRQVIASTQLLSFLSRRLLKGEGDDAMLVEIPLPLVTMPRTFGWQFRSLSELSPASRLLVELAEKRWHW from the coding sequence ATGGAGCTAAAAGACCTGCATTATTTGCTGGCAGTGAAGGAGACCGGACATCTTGGCAAAGCGGCCCAATCCCTTGGTATCACTCAGCCAGCGCTGACCAAATGTCTCCAGCGGCTGGAAAAGTTCTATGCCACACGGCTGATTTTAAAGGTCGGGCGCGGTATGCAACTGACGGAAGCGGGACTGCTACTTTGTGAACGTGCTCAAAAAGTGGTGCATATGATGCAGGTGACGCGCCAGGATTTACAGGCGCTGGGGGCCGGTACCGCAGGGGTGATTCGACTCGGGGTGGCGGCTACGGCGGCGGAATTTATGCTGCCGATGTTAAGCCGCGATCTGCTGCACAAAGCACCGACAGCCCGGCTTGAAGTGACGGTCGGCATGAACGACCTGCTGCAGAAACTGCTGCGGGAAAACAAAATCGATCTGATCCTGGGCTTTCTGCCGGATGGCAATAGCGAGTTTGTCACTCGCCCATTGATTGACGATCCCGTGGTGATTGCCGCCAGCCGCCGTCATCCGCTGGCAAATATTCATCCTACGCCGGAACAGCTGGAGCAATACAGCTGGCTGCTGCCGTCGTCGAATGTTGCTACGCGCCAGTGGCTGGAGCAGCGCCTGCGCAGCGGAGGCTATGCGCCACCCAGGGTCCAGATGGAAAGTAATACACTGTCGCCGCTACGCCAGGTGATCGCCAGTACACAGCTACTGAGTTTTCTCTCACGCCGTTTGCTGAAAGGCGAGGGTGATGACGCCATGCTGGTGGAGATCCCGTTGCCGTTGGTTACCATGCCGCGAACTTTTGGCTGGCAGTTCCGGTCGTTAAGTGAACTATCACCGGCATCCCGTTTGCTGGTTGAATTAGCGGAAAAACGCTGGCACTGGTAA
- a CDS encoding L-dopachrome tautomerase-related protein codes for MKHSLKALVAALTMTAAGQVLAQDTLPVKLPTQQDSRLQQVTTSPRVWNGITVSHDGRIFASLTQSEGSGLQLAEVVNGQLKAYPDESWNQWQSQDPEHHFYHVNALRIGPDGALWVMDAGNKGIGTGDQAVPGAAKLVRINLQSGKVVGSYVFKSPTLKATSYLDDVRFNGDFAYLTDPGAVGLVVLNMKSGKSWRVLDDHPLSIDHQPIYADGKKLYLRDGREKRVGLDQLEVSPDGKWLYYQAIPGPLARIETRYLNDEKLSEAEVAQHADKVRDTWSTGGTAIDAEGNIYASDINTRSIKRIAPDGTVTTVIQDPRLVWIDAMWISKGALWMPSAQINRTPATTGGKPSTVEYPVKLYRLPLPIAPSPRDHG; via the coding sequence ATGAAGCATTCACTCAAGGCGCTGGTCGCCGCGCTGACAATGACTGCCGCCGGGCAGGTACTGGCACAGGATACGTTGCCGGTAAAACTGCCAACGCAGCAGGATAGCCGTCTGCAGCAGGTTACCACCTCACCTCGCGTGTGGAATGGTATCACCGTGAGCCACGATGGCCGTATTTTCGCCTCTCTGACCCAATCGGAAGGCAGCGGTTTACAACTGGCTGAAGTGGTGAACGGTCAGCTTAAGGCGTATCCCGACGAGAGCTGGAATCAGTGGCAAAGCCAGGACCCGGAACACCATTTTTACCATGTTAATGCGCTGCGTATTGGCCCGGATGGCGCTCTCTGGGTAATGGATGCCGGTAACAAAGGCATTGGCACGGGCGACCAGGCCGTACCCGGTGCCGCCAAGCTGGTACGCATCAACCTGCAAAGCGGAAAAGTGGTGGGCAGCTATGTGTTTAAATCCCCCACGCTGAAGGCGACCAGCTATCTGGACGATGTCCGTTTTAATGGTGATTTCGCCTATCTGACCGATCCCGGCGCGGTGGGTCTGGTGGTGTTGAACATGAAAAGCGGTAAAAGCTGGCGTGTTCTGGACGACCATCCGCTTTCCATCGATCACCAGCCCATTTATGCCGACGGCAAGAAACTGTACCTGCGCGATGGCCGTGAAAAACGTGTCGGCCTCGATCAGCTGGAAGTCTCGCCAGACGGCAAATGGTTGTACTACCAGGCTATCCCAGGGCCACTGGCTCGCATCGAGACCCGTTACCTGAATGATGAGAAACTTTCAGAAGCGGAGGTGGCACAACACGCTGATAAAGTGCGTGATACCTGGAGCACGGGCGGCACGGCAATTGATGCGGAAGGTAATATTTATGCCTCGGACATCAATACCCGCAGCATAAAACGTATTGCGCCTGACGGCACAGTCACTACCGTGATTCAGGACCCGCGTCTGGTGTGGATTGATGCCATGTGGATTTCCAAAGGCGCGTTGTGGATGCCGTCGGCACAGATCAACCGCACGCCAGCCACCACCGGCGGAAAACCTTCTACCGTCGAATACCCGGTAAAACTCTATCGTCTGCCTTTACCGATTGCGCCGTCACCGCGCGATCACGGGTAA
- a CDS encoding CitMHS family transporter, whose amino-acid sequence MLLILSVLMIGCFIGLLMSKKLSALTALIIIPTLFALFSGHGVEMGSMVIKGLRTVAPTGVMLIFAMLYFMSVTDAGMFDPIIKRIVSAVDGDPVKIFIGTALLGFIVALDGDGATVYMIVLSAFMPIYERVGLSKLSVACLLLQCTGLGNMFPWGGPTARAATAVHADVATLFVPMLLPLLACVVWTFVMAWLLGRNERKRIGFDAGSSATMSGLQFEEKPCVAWRFWFNWVLTISLMTLLVLDVVPMAYLFMLATAIMFVVNYPQLSQQQEQMARHAPAILAVAGLIFAAAVFTGIFSETGMADSLATAIVNVIPPALGPYLAVITAVISIPVTWMVSNDVFYFGMLPVLVQAAGHYGIEPIEMARAALVGQPVHILSPLVASTYLLIGMLKLDYAQAQRFTLRWSFITCLVLLLVALITGCFPFYRDA is encoded by the coding sequence ATGCTGCTAATTCTCAGTGTGCTTATGATTGGCTGCTTTATCGGCTTATTAATGAGCAAAAAACTCTCTGCCCTGACGGCATTGATTATTATCCCAACACTTTTCGCGCTATTTTCCGGGCATGGTGTAGAGATGGGCAGTATGGTGATAAAAGGATTGCGTACTGTCGCCCCAACCGGCGTGATGCTGATTTTCGCCATGCTTTATTTTATGAGCGTCACCGATGCCGGGATGTTTGATCCGATTATTAAACGCATTGTCTCTGCCGTCGATGGCGATCCGGTCAAAATATTTATCGGCACGGCGCTGCTGGGTTTTATTGTGGCGCTGGATGGCGATGGCGCAACAGTATATATGATTGTCCTGTCGGCATTTATGCCGATATATGAACGTGTTGGCTTATCTAAATTGAGCGTTGCCTGCCTGTTATTACAATGTACCGGGTTGGGGAATATGTTTCCGTGGGGTGGCCCCACTGCCCGTGCCGCCACCGCCGTTCATGCCGATGTCGCCACCTTATTCGTACCCATGTTATTACCGTTGCTGGCCTGCGTAGTATGGACCTTTGTGATGGCGTGGTTGCTGGGGCGCAATGAACGTAAGCGAATTGGCTTTGATGCTGGCTCATCTGCAACGATGAGCGGTCTGCAATTTGAAGAAAAACCCTGTGTAGCCTGGCGCTTCTGGTTTAACTGGGTGCTGACCATCTCCCTGATGACCCTGCTGGTGCTGGATGTGGTGCCGATGGCCTATCTGTTTATGCTGGCAACGGCGATCATGTTTGTCGTTAACTATCCACAGCTCAGCCAGCAACAGGAGCAGATGGCACGCCATGCGCCAGCCATTCTCGCCGTGGCCGGACTCATCTTCGCCGCTGCGGTGTTTACCGGGATCTTCTCCGAAACCGGTATGGCAGATAGCCTGGCAACAGCGATTGTGAATGTGATCCCCCCGGCACTCGGCCCTTATCTGGCGGTGATTACTGCGGTGATCAGTATTCCGGTGACCTGGATGGTTTCCAACGATGTGTTTTATTTCGGCATGCTGCCGGTGCTCGTCCAGGCGGCTGGACATTATGGTATCGAACCGATTGAAATGGCTCGCGCCGCATTAGTGGGCCAGCCGGTGCATATTCTCAGCCCGCTGGTGGCCTCCACTTATTTACTAATCGGCATGCTGAAACTGGATTATGCTCAGGCCCAGCGTTTCACTCTGCGTTGGTCATTTATTACCTGTCTGGTATTACTGCTGGTCGCACTGATTACCGGATGCTTCCCATTCTATCGCGATGCTTAA